The following are encoded together in the Erwinia sp. E602 genome:
- a CDS encoding ABC transporter permease: MNQKYLLYMYLLKARTFIALLIVVGFFSIMVPNFLTPSNLLIMTQHVAITGLLAIGMTLVILTGGIDLSVGAVAGICGMVAGALLTSGVPIWGGQTLFLNVPEVILCVALFGVVLGLINGTVITRLGVAPFICTLGMMYVARGAALLFNDGSTYANLVGTPQLGNTGFALLGSGSFLGVYFPIWLMVGLLLVGLYITRKTPLGRYIYAAGGNESAARLAGVPVIKVKVFVYAFSGLCAALVGLVVASQLQTAHPMTGNMFEMDAIGATVLGGTALAGGRGRVSGSIIGAFVIVFLADGMVMMGVSDFWQMVIKGLVIVTAVVIDQFQQKLQSKVVLMRRHEKKLAATPGTEVSHG; this comes from the coding sequence TTCTTCAGCATTATGGTGCCGAACTTTTTAACCCCGTCTAACCTGCTGATCATGACCCAGCACGTGGCGATCACCGGGCTGCTGGCGATTGGCATGACGCTGGTGATCCTCACCGGCGGCATTGACCTGTCGGTGGGCGCGGTGGCGGGCATCTGTGGCATGGTCGCCGGGGCGCTGCTGACCAGCGGCGTGCCGATCTGGGGCGGCCAGACGCTGTTTCTCAACGTGCCGGAAGTGATCCTCTGTGTGGCGCTGTTTGGCGTGGTGCTGGGGCTGATTAACGGCACGGTGATTACCCGCCTCGGCGTCGCCCCCTTTATCTGTACGCTGGGCATGATGTACGTGGCGCGCGGCGCGGCGCTGCTGTTTAACGACGGCAGCACCTACGCCAACCTGGTCGGTACGCCGCAGCTGGGCAACACCGGCTTTGCGCTGCTCGGCAGCGGGTCGTTCCTCGGCGTCTACTTCCCGATCTGGCTGATGGTCGGCCTGCTGCTGGTCGGCCTGTATATCACCCGTAAAACCCCGCTCGGCCGCTACATTTACGCCGCCGGCGGCAACGAGTCCGCCGCCCGTCTGGCCGGCGTGCCGGTGATTAAGGTCAAAGTGTTTGTCTACGCCTTCTCCGGGCTGTGCGCCGCGCTGGTCGGGCTGGTGGTGGCCTCGCAGCTGCAGACCGCCCACCCGATGACCGGCAACATGTTTGAGATGGACGCCATCGGCGCTACCGTACTCGGCGGCACCGCGCTGGCCGGCGGCCGTGGCCGCGTCTCCGGTTCAATTATCGGTGCCTTCGTGATCGTGTTCCTCGCCGACGGCATGGTGATGATGGGCGTCAGCGACTTCTGGCAGATGGTGATTAAAGGGCTGGTGATCGTCACCGCCGTGGTTATCGACCAGTTCCAGCAGAAGCTGCAGAGCAAGGTGGTGCTGATGCGTCGTCATGAGAAAAAACTGGCGGCGACGCCGGGTACTGAGGTGAGCCATGGCTAA